A stretch of the Thermoanaerobaculia bacterium genome encodes the following:
- a CDS encoding peroxiredoxin yields MDHPQEQPPVTQPRLGNPAPAFEARTTQGTLRLEDFRGSWLVFFSHPADFTPVCTTEFIAFAAIHPALRSMNCELLGLSIDSIYSHIAWIRNIREKTGVEISFPIVADQDGTIARRYGMIQPGDSGTETSRCLFVIDDKGVLRAMIYYPLTTGRNMEEVRRLVQALQTSDLHGVATPADWKPGDRVIVPPPLTQEDADRRRESSELECIDWYYCKQSLPD; encoded by the coding sequence ATGGATCACCCGCAGGAACAGCCACCCGTAACCCAGCCAAGACTTGGAAATCCCGCCCCCGCCTTCGAGGCTCGTACAACACAGGGGACCCTGCGGCTGGAAGATTTTCGAGGTTCATGGCTCGTTTTCTTCTCCCACCCGGCCGATTTTACGCCGGTGTGCACGACGGAGTTTATCGCTTTCGCTGCGATCCACCCTGCTCTTCGCTCCATGAATTGCGAGCTTCTTGGCCTTTCCATCGATTCGATCTACTCCCACATCGCCTGGATCAGGAATATCAGGGAGAAAACGGGTGTGGAGATTTCTTTTCCCATCGTTGCCGATCAGGATGGGACCATCGCAAGGCGATATGGAATGATCCAGCCGGGAGACAGTGGAACCGAAACATCCCGATGTCTCTTTGTGATTGACGATAAGGGTGTTCTTCGAGCCATGATCTACTATCCCCTCACGACGGGACGGAATATGGAAGAAGTTCGGCGTCTCGTTCAGGCTCTCCAGACTTCCGACCTTCACGGTGTTGCCACACCGGCAGACTGGAAGCCGGGAGACAGGGTTATCGTACCCCCTCCGCTGACCCAGGAAGACGCGGACCGACGGAGGGAATCATCTGAGCTGGAGTGCATCGACTGGTATTACTGCAAACAGAGCCTGCCGGACTGA
- a CDS encoding cytochrome C gives MYPVWEVPTLTAGLILGLIAAFHMLPSHLSTSAMWFNIFIERKALKENRQEFLEFIKKYTLTLLVFAYVFGSLTGVGIWFSATVASPRGISGLIHNYVWGWATEWVFFILEVLGIYIYAYTLDKIEPKLHLRIGLIFAIASWTTMVVIVGILGFMLSPGKWTETGLFFDGFFNPTYWQQLFVRTGFMFTIAAAYALIVASRVKNEVVRRYVSRAASFWGLGGLLLGSLFGLWYYSSLPEAARNVLQNLPTDTLTKFMLISIGVTALYFILAAIVPGKIHIVPAILMIGVIFMGIWGAERTREMARKPYVIHGYMYSNQLIGNSIEARGVQEEISRVNREGILKTYPFLPGNLSTITDDNRMEAGRVIALIECSACHALNDRGVRPLPKMVARLGTEEPEELQGMLEILGDYPYMPPFAGTEEEALALATYLQGLVPKGAN, from the coding sequence ATGTATCCAGTATGGGAAGTTCCCACTTTGACCGCCGGCCTTATTCTGGGACTTATTGCGGCGTTTCACATGCTTCCATCCCATCTTTCCACCAGTGCCATGTGGTTCAATATCTTTATCGAACGCAAGGCTTTGAAGGAAAACCGGCAGGAGTTTCTCGAGTTTATTAAGAAGTACACGCTTACGCTCCTCGTCTTTGCCTATGTCTTCGGCTCTCTCACCGGCGTCGGGATCTGGTTTTCTGCCACGGTGGCCAGCCCGCGAGGCATCTCGGGCCTGATTCATAACTACGTCTGGGGTTGGGCGACGGAGTGGGTCTTTTTTATTCTCGAGGTTCTGGGCATTTATATCTATGCCTACACGCTCGATAAGATTGAACCGAAACTCCATTTGAGAATTGGCCTTATCTTCGCCATTGCCTCCTGGACTACGATGGTGGTTATTGTCGGGATCCTGGGTTTCATGCTTTCTCCCGGCAAGTGGACTGAAACCGGTCTCTTCTTTGATGGGTTTTTTAACCCGACATACTGGCAGCAGCTCTTTGTCAGGACAGGATTTATGTTCACCATTGCTGCGGCCTATGCGCTGATTGTGGCCAGCCGTGTCAAGAATGAGGTGGTTCGCAGATATGTCAGCCGCGCAGCATCATTCTGGGGGCTGGGAGGCCTTCTTCTCGGATCCCTCTTTGGGCTCTGGTACTACTCGTCCCTTCCGGAGGCCGCCCGGAATGTCCTGCAGAACCTCCCCACCGATACACTGACCAAATTTATGTTGATCTCCATCGGCGTTACAGCCCTCTATTTCATTCTTGCAGCCATCGTGCCCGGTAAAATTCATATCGTTCCCGCCATCCTCATGATCGGCGTGATCTTCATGGGAATCTGGGGTGCCGAACGGACCCGGGAAATGGCACGAAAACCCTATGTGATTCACGGGTATATGTATTCCAATCAGCTGATCGGAAACTCAATTGAAGCCAGAGGCGTTCAGGAAGAAATCTCCCGGGTCAACCGGGAGGGCATTCTGAAAACCTATCCCTTTCTTCCCGGAAATCTTTCGACCATCACGGACGACAACAGAATGGAGGCCGGGCGGGTGATCGCCTTGATCGAATGTTCCGCATGCCATGCTCTTAATGACCGCGGGGTCCGGCCCCTGCCAAAGATGGTGGCGCGGCTCGGAACCGAGGAGCCCGAGGAACTTCAGGGAATGCTTGAAATACTTGGGGATTATCCGTACATGCCGCCCTTTGCCGGCACGGAAGAAGAAGCCCTGGCCCTGGCTACCTATCTTCAGGGTCTTGTTCCGAAAGGAGCCAACTGA
- a CDS encoding helix-hairpin-helix domain-containing protein, which produces MKRFSLTLVLVATMVALAFPAMASQTGKVNINTATAEQLQLLPRVGPSLAKRIVDFRSSNGTFTQPEELMLVKGIGEKSFELLKPYLSISGETTLSEKVKVPRKKG; this is translated from the coding sequence ATGAAACGTTTTTCCCTAACCCTGGTCCTTGTGGCAACGATGGTGGCTCTGGCTTTCCCGGCCATGGCTTCCCAGACGGGCAAGGTCAACATCAACACGGCAACGGCGGAACAGCTTCAGCTGCTGCCGCGGGTTGGACCCTCTCTGGCAAAACGGATCGTGGATTTCCGCTCATCCAACGGTACGTTCACTCAGCCCGAAGAGTTGATGCTCGTGAAAGGAATTGGTGAGAAGAGCTTTGAACTTTTAAAGCCCTATCTCAGCATTTCGGGTGAAACCACTCTCTCCGAAAAGGTGAAAGTTCCCCGAAAAAAGGGTTAA
- a CDS encoding prepilin-type N-terminal cleavage/methylation domain-containing protein translates to MRNGITLLEVLIVLAVVSIMLAVSLPAFNNLLTRTALNTVSREFHVVLNHCRQMAISRNRYVGVKFLVERGELYFGIFMDGNHNGIRSREIQSGVDPMVRPYTPLQLSRGRVVPGILSAEIPDMLSGSPIHNPDDPVKFGAGDICSFSPLGQGSPGTIYVTDGRELQAAVRVYPRSAMTRIMVYDPVRGWHRLFE, encoded by the coding sequence ATGCGGAACGGAATTACACTTCTGGAAGTTCTCATTGTTCTTGCCGTTGTCAGTATCATGCTGGCTGTTTCGCTCCCTGCATTCAACAATCTTCTTACTCGAACAGCATTGAATACCGTATCCAGGGAGTTCCATGTCGTTCTGAATCACTGCAGACAGATGGCCATATCCCGTAATCGATATGTAGGTGTGAAATTTCTGGTGGAACGTGGTGAACTCTACTTCGGCATCTTTATGGATGGAAACCATAACGGAATCCGGAGCCGCGAGATTCAAAGCGGTGTGGATCCCATGGTGCGACCCTATACGCCTCTTCAGCTGTCCCGCGGAAGGGTCGTTCCGGGAATCCTGTCCGCGGAGATCCCGGATATGCTGAGTGGAAGTCCCATCCACAATCCTGATGATCCTGTAAAATTCGGTGCGGGCGACATCTGCTCTTTCTCTCCCCTGGGCCAGGGTTCACCGGGGACCATCTACGTGACGGACGGAAGAGAACTGCAGGCGGCTGTAAGGGTCTACCCGCGTTCTGCCATGACCCGGATCATGGTCTACGACCCGGTTCGGGGATGGCATCGGCTCTTTGAATGA
- a CDS encoding isocitrate/isopropylmalate dehydrogenase family protein, with product MPKYRIVLMPGDGVGKDVMDAAEIVLEKMNLDAEYVYGDIGWEFWCSEGDPLPKRTLELLKDSTCSLFGAITSKPKDEAAEELHPDLRGKGLSYFSPIVRLRQEFNLRTNLRPCKAYPGNPLNYKDGIDLVIFRENTEGMYAGIEFHPIPEGVWQALKEHHPKTKRFDATPRDQMAISLRLMTDRGCENIVRDAFEYAKQYDRKTVTLVEKPNVLRETGGIMTRAARKVAKDYPAIPLWETNIDAMAMWLVKNPQDYDVLVAENLFGDIISDLSAQLVGGLGFASSGNIGDSFAVFEPTHGSAPKYAGKYKVNCMAMLLSVKLMLDWLGEADHSYALEGAISRVIANGKVRTYDMGGSSSTMDMAKAVAENL from the coding sequence ATGCCGAAGTACAGAATCGTTCTCATGCCTGGAGACGGTGTTGGAAAAGATGTCATGGATGCTGCGGAAATCGTACTGGAGAAAATGAATCTGGACGCGGAATATGTTTACGGGGATATCGGCTGGGAATTCTGGTGCAGTGAGGGAGATCCTCTGCCAAAACGCACGCTCGAGCTGTTGAAGGATTCGACATGCTCACTCTTTGGAGCCATTACCTCCAAACCTAAGGATGAAGCGGCTGAAGAGCTTCATCCTGACCTTCGCGGGAAGGGCCTCTCCTACTTTTCTCCCATTGTCCGCTTACGCCAGGAATTTAACCTCAGAACCAACCTGCGACCCTGCAAGGCCTACCCCGGAAACCCCCTGAACTATAAGGATGGGATCGATCTCGTGATTTTCAGGGAAAATACCGAAGGCATGTACGCCGGGATCGAATTTCATCCCATTCCTGAAGGTGTATGGCAGGCCTTGAAGGAACATCACCCGAAGACAAAGCGGTTTGACGCGACACCCCGGGATCAGATGGCGATTTCGCTCCGGCTCATGACCGATCGAGGATGTGAAAACATCGTGAGGGATGCCTTCGAATATGCCAAACAATACGATCGGAAAACGGTGACCCTTGTAGAGAAACCCAACGTACTCCGGGAAACCGGCGGGATCATGACCAGGGCTGCGAGAAAAGTTGCGAAAGATTATCCCGCCATACCGCTATGGGAAACCAATATCGATGCCATGGCCATGTGGCTGGTAAAGAATCCCCAGGACTACGATGTCCTTGTCGCGGAAAACCTCTTTGGTGACATCATTTCCGATCTGAGTGCCCAGCTCGTTGGTGGCCTGGGATTCGCATCATCCGGAAACATTGGTGATTCCTTTGCCGTCTTTGAACCGACCCATGGTTCTGCCCCGAAGTATGCAGGAAAATACAAAGTTAACTGTATGGCCATGCTGCTCTCGGTCAAACTCATGCTGGACTGGCTCGGGGAGGCGGACCATTCATACGCTCTGGAAGGTGCCATTTCCAGGGTGATTGCGAACGGCAAGGTGCGTACCTACGATATGGGTGGATCCTCGTCGACAATGGATATGGCCAAAGCTGTGGCGGAGAACCTCTGA
- the nifJ gene encoding pyruvate:ferredoxin (flavodoxin) oxidoreductase — MARRYVTIDGNEAAAYVAHKTNEVIAIYPITPSSPMGEWSDQWSSENKVNIWGTIPSVVEMQSEGGASGAVHGALQTGALTTTFTASQGLLLMIPNMHKIAGELTSTVFHVSARTVATHALSIFGDHSDVMDCRATGFGLLASNSIQEIMDFALISQSATLKGRVPMVHFFDGFRSSHEVQKIEELTEEDMRAMIDDDLVRAHRLRGLNPERPVIRGTAQNPDHFFQGREAINPYYTAFPGIVQEAMDSFARLTGRAYHLFDYVGAPDAEQVIVLMGSGAEAAHEAVEYLAATGAKVGIIKVRLYRPFAVEAFLSTLPASVKSIGVLDRTKEPGSAGEPLYLDVVNACMEGFTAGKAPFSAMPKIVGGRYGLSSKEFTPSMVKSIFEELAKPSPKNHFTVGIVDDVTGSNLPWESDFSTESDDIFRGLFFGLGADGTVGANKNSIKIIGEGTDNYAQGYFVYDSKKAGSITVSHLRFGKKPIHSTYLISKAKFVACHQWVFLEKIDMLHYAIPGATFLLNSPYGPDEVWDYLPRTVQQTIIDKKLKLYVIDAYQVAKETRMGARINTIMQTCFFAISNIFPRDEAIQYIKDAIKKTYGAKGEQIVQMNYAAVDQTLANLHEVSCPGKVTSTIEIPPTVSEKAPEFVKNVTATIIAGKGDDLPVSAFPVDGTFDTATTKWEKRNIALEIPVWESDLCIQCGKCAMVCPHAAIRSKVYEAEALKGAPETFKSVDYKGKEFPGWKYTIQVAPEDCTGCILCAEVCPARDKTELKRKALNMHPQMPLREPERDNFEFFLSIPEVDRRQVKVSTVKGAQLLQPLFEFSGACAGCGETPYVKLLSQLFGDRALIANATGCSSIYGGNLPTTPYCKNPEGRGPAWNNSLFEDNAEFGFGYRLTLDKQNEFARELVKRLISVLGEDLVTAILEADQSDETGIFEQRARVKVLKTKLQGVDSMEARHLMSLADTLVKRSVWIVGGDGWAYDIGYGGLDHVLASGRNVNILVLDTEVYSNTGGQMSKATPLGAVAKFAAGGKPRPKKDLGLMAIAYGNVYVASVAMGANDAQCLRAFLEAESYPGPSIIIAYSHCIAHGINMVKGLTQQKNAVDSGYWPLYRYDPRLADQGQPPLKLDSKDIKISLKDYAYQETRYKMLTKSHPEAAAELIRLAGEDVKRRRRFYEQLAAMNPGTGEESAESN; from the coding sequence ATGGCACGCAGATATGTGACCATTGACGGTAACGAGGCAGCGGCCTATGTTGCTCACAAGACCAACGAGGTAATTGCGATCTATCCGATTACACCTTCTTCCCCCATGGGAGAGTGGTCGGACCAGTGGTCTTCGGAAAACAAGGTCAACATCTGGGGCACGATTCCCTCGGTGGTCGAAATGCAGAGTGAGGGGGGAGCTTCAGGCGCTGTGCACGGAGCTCTGCAGACGGGTGCCCTTACCACCACATTTACGGCATCGCAGGGACTCCTCCTCATGATTCCCAATATGCACAAGATCGCGGGAGAACTTACCTCAACCGTTTTTCATGTGTCCGCCAGAACGGTTGCAACCCACGCGCTGTCCATTTTTGGAGACCACAGCGATGTTATGGACTGCCGGGCCACGGGTTTTGGGCTGCTGGCTTCCAACTCGATTCAGGAAATCATGGATTTCGCCCTGATCTCGCAGTCGGCGACCCTGAAGGGCCGGGTTCCGATGGTTCACTTCTTTGACGGGTTCCGGTCTTCCCATGAAGTCCAGAAGATTGAAGAGCTGACCGAAGAAGATATGCGCGCCATGATCGATGACGATCTGGTCCGTGCCCACCGTCTCAGGGGACTTAACCCGGAGCGGCCCGTCATCCGGGGAACGGCTCAGAACCCGGACCATTTCTTCCAGGGCCGTGAAGCCATCAATCCCTACTACACGGCCTTCCCCGGAATTGTACAGGAGGCCATGGACAGCTTTGCCAGGCTTACCGGCCGGGCCTACCATCTCTTTGACTATGTGGGTGCTCCCGATGCCGAACAGGTCATCGTTCTCATGGGATCCGGCGCCGAGGCGGCTCACGAAGCCGTCGAATACCTTGCCGCCACGGGAGCGAAGGTCGGGATCATCAAGGTTCGGCTGTACCGCCCCTTTGCCGTCGAAGCCTTTCTGTCGACGCTTCCGGCATCGGTGAAATCGATTGGCGTGCTGGATCGTACCAAGGAGCCCGGAAGTGCAGGCGAGCCCCTCTACCTTGATGTGGTTAATGCATGCATGGAAGGATTTACCGCCGGAAAGGCACCGTTCTCCGCCATGCCGAAAATCGTGGGAGGGCGGTACGGACTCTCTTCCAAGGAATTTACGCCATCCATGGTTAAATCGATCTTTGAGGAGCTGGCCAAACCTTCTCCGAAGAATCACTTTACCGTCGGAATCGTGGATGATGTGACCGGGTCCAATCTCCCCTGGGAATCTGACTTCTCTACCGAGAGTGACGATATCTTCCGGGGCCTCTTTTTCGGTCTGGGTGCCGATGGAACGGTAGGAGCCAACAAGAATTCAATCAAGATTATTGGAGAAGGTACCGATAATTATGCCCAGGGGTATTTCGTCTACGACTCGAAGAAGGCGGGATCGATCACGGTCTCCCATCTTCGCTTCGGGAAAAAGCCGATCCATTCCACCTACCTGATCTCAAAGGCCAAGTTTGTGGCCTGTCACCAGTGGGTCTTTCTTGAGAAGATCGATATGCTCCACTATGCCATTCCCGGGGCTACCTTCCTTCTGAACAGCCCCTATGGGCCCGATGAAGTCTGGGATTACCTGCCAAGGACGGTTCAGCAGACCATCATCGACAAGAAGCTCAAGCTTTACGTCATTGACGCCTACCAGGTTGCCAAGGAGACACGGATGGGCGCAAGGATCAATACGATCATGCAAACCTGCTTCTTTGCGATCTCCAACATCTTTCCACGGGATGAAGCGATTCAGTACATCAAGGATGCCATTAAAAAGACCTATGGAGCCAAAGGTGAACAGATTGTTCAGATGAACTATGCCGCCGTGGATCAGACCCTGGCCAATCTCCATGAGGTCTCCTGTCCCGGCAAAGTGACATCCACCATCGAGATTCCTCCCACCGTTTCGGAGAAGGCTCCCGAGTTCGTTAAAAACGTCACAGCCACAATTATTGCCGGGAAGGGAGACGATCTCCCGGTTAGCGCCTTTCCGGTGGATGGCACCTTTGATACGGCCACGACAAAGTGGGAAAAGCGAAATATCGCCCTCGAAATTCCCGTCTGGGAATCGGACCTCTGCATACAGTGCGGAAAGTGCGCCATGGTCTGTCCCCACGCCGCGATCCGATCCAAGGTCTACGAAGCGGAAGCCCTGAAGGGGGCCCCGGAGACCTTCAAAAGCGTGGACTACAAGGGAAAGGAATTTCCCGGCTGGAAATACACGATTCAGGTTGCCCCGGAAGATTGTACGGGCTGCATTCTCTGTGCAGAGGTCTGCCCCGCCAGGGATAAGACGGAACTGAAGCGCAAGGCTCTGAATATGCACCCGCAGATGCCCCTCCGCGAACCGGAAAGAGATAATTTTGAATTTTTCCTTTCGATTCCGGAAGTGGATCGTCGGCAGGTCAAAGTCAGCACGGTGAAGGGAGCCCAGCTTCTTCAGCCCCTCTTTGAGTTTTCCGGAGCCTGCGCTGGATGCGGTGAAACCCCATACGTGAAACTGCTTTCTCAGCTTTTCGGGGATCGGGCCCTGATCGCAAACGCGACGGGCTGTTCCTCCATCTACGGTGGAAACCTGCCCACAACTCCCTATTGCAAAAACCCGGAAGGCCGTGGGCCTGCCTGGAATAACTCCCTCTTTGAGGATAATGCGGAATTTGGGTTTGGGTACCGCCTGACCCTGGACAAGCAGAACGAATTCGCCAGGGAACTGGTCAAACGGTTGATCTCTGTGCTGGGAGAAGACCTGGTCACTGCAATTCTGGAAGCTGATCAGAGTGACGAAACGGGAATCTTCGAACAGCGGGCCCGGGTGAAAGTTCTGAAGACCAAACTACAGGGTGTGGACAGCATGGAAGCCAGGCACCTGATGAGCCTGGCGGACACGCTCGTCAAACGGAGTGTCTGGATCGTCGGAGGCGACGGCTGGGCCTACGATATCGGGTACGGCGGACTGGACCATGTACTGGCCTCGGGTCGCAACGTGAATATCCTGGTTCTGGATACCGAAGTCTACTCCAATACGGGTGGTCAGATGTCCAAGGCTACGCCCCTCGGCGCCGTTGCGAAATTTGCCGCCGGAGGAAAGCCCAGGCCCAAGAAGGATCTTGGTCTCATGGCCATTGCCTACGGAAATGTCTATGTTGCCAGCGTGGCCATGGGAGCAAATGACGCCCAGTGCCTCCGGGCGTTTCTCGAGGCGGAAAGCTATCCCGGCCCCTCCATTATTATTGCGTACAGCCACTGTATCGCACACGGCATCAATATGGTGAAGGGCCTCACACAGCAGAAAAACGCGGTGGATTCAGGATACTGGCCCCTCTATCGATATGACCCGCGCCTCGCGGACCAGGGTCAGCCTCCGTTGAAGCTGGATTCCAAAGATATCAAGATATCTCTAAAAGATTACGCATACCAGGAAACCCGGTACAAGATGCTCACCAAAAGCCATCCTGAGGCTGCAGCCGAACTCATCCGGCTGGCCGGAGAAGATGTGAAGCGACGTCGTCGCTTTTACGAGCAGCTTGCCGCCATGAATCCAGGCACCGGCGAAGAATCCGCCGAATCGAACTAA
- a CDS encoding Mur ligase family protein, giving the protein MTRIKARQGEGGLVEVELSTLRKVFIQGICGTAMTGTALLLDEMGKKVRGSDAHPGPPMQAILDWKGMEVIPRYDPANLDPSPDLVITGNVVGSSNPEAVAIRDRGIPYLSFPEFMEQAIFPGRKRIVIAGTHGKTTSTCLAASLLRQSGVDAGFLAGGIHRDYAVNARLGETWFAIEADEYETAYFARHPKFFHYTGQGILLTSVEHDHADLYPNEDGYRALFRDFLAKQPSDAVLAVHEDVPFSLEEIHGCFQGTVLTYGQGEHADWRLHAWQPEWHTLTLEHEGERVTLRTPLLGVHNALNTTGLFALFLKLGFSLPSLMEGLQTFGGVRRRQEILLSTPDLLVVDDFAHHPTAVALTISAFKRAYPDRTLIAVFEPRTNTSRTRRFQEAYLHSLEWADRVVLLPPPPDPRIPPEECFACEEVVDLLGKHGVKAARCATADEAVLAVESCLSGPAVILCMSNGPMDNLPARLAERFRP; this is encoded by the coding sequence GTGACCCGGATTAAGGCGCGTCAGGGGGAGGGGGGGCTGGTTGAGGTTGAACTGTCAACTCTTCGAAAGGTCTTTATCCAGGGAATTTGCGGAACGGCGATGACCGGGACCGCCCTCCTCCTTGATGAAATGGGAAAGAAGGTCAGGGGAAGTGACGCCCATCCCGGTCCTCCCATGCAGGCCATTCTGGACTGGAAAGGGATGGAGGTGATTCCCCGGTACGATCCCGCCAACCTGGATCCCTCTCCGGACCTCGTCATTACAGGGAATGTTGTCGGTTCCAGCAATCCCGAAGCGGTTGCGATCAGGGATCGCGGAATTCCCTACCTTTCCTTTCCTGAATTTATGGAACAGGCCATCTTTCCCGGGCGGAAGCGGATCGTGATTGCCGGTACCCATGGAAAGACGACCTCCACATGTCTCGCCGCATCGTTACTCCGACAATCAGGAGTTGATGCCGGGTTTCTTGCTGGCGGGATTCACCGGGACTACGCCGTCAATGCACGGCTCGGTGAGACATGGTTTGCCATCGAAGCCGATGAGTACGAAACGGCGTACTTTGCCAGGCATCCGAAATTTTTCCACTATACCGGTCAGGGAATCCTTCTGACCAGCGTTGAACATGACCATGCGGACCTCTATCCGAATGAGGATGGATATCGGGCTCTGTTCAGGGACTTTCTTGCAAAACAACCATCGGATGCAGTTCTGGCGGTTCACGAGGATGTTCCGTTTTCCCTGGAGGAGATCCATGGCTGCTTCCAGGGAACCGTACTGACCTACGGCCAGGGTGAACACGCCGACTGGAGGCTTCACGCGTGGCAGCCGGAATGGCATACCCTCACCCTGGAGCATGAGGGGGAGCGCGTTACACTGCGAACCCCCCTTCTGGGAGTCCATAATGCCCTGAACACGACCGGTCTCTTCGCTCTCTTTCTCAAGCTGGGCTTTTCCCTTCCCTCCCTGATGGAAGGCCTCCAGACCTTTGGCGGGGTGCGAAGAAGACAGGAGATTCTTCTTTCCACTCCGGATCTTCTGGTCGTCGATGATTTTGCCCACCATCCGACCGCTGTGGCTCTGACAATATCAGCTTTTAAGCGGGCCTACCCGGACCGGACACTGATTGCCGTCTTTGAGCCGAGGACCAATACGTCCCGGACCCGGCGCTTTCAGGAAGCCTACCTGCACAGCCTGGAATGGGCGGACCGGGTCGTCCTCCTTCCTCCTCCACCGGATCCCCGGATCCCGCCCGAAGAATGTTTTGCCTGTGAAGAGGTTGTCGACCTGCTTGGGAAACACGGGGTCAAAGCTGCACGCTGTGCCACCGCTGACGAAGCGGTTCTGGCGGTAGAGTCCTGTCTTTCAGGACCTGCGGTGATTCTCTGTATGAGCAACGGACCCATGGATAATCTCCCGGCACGGCTGGCAGAGCGGTTTCGCCCCTGA